In Paenibacillus phoenicis, one genomic interval encodes:
- a CDS encoding sensor histidine kinase — MDHGNIGLSIVYPSTELAHNRKTTLSITIAALALVMLVIAAFSLLAQQFITRPIQYLGKAMKAVRKGNFDVVLPTNRWHDDLSELTASFNFMTRTIQELIEKEYKLQLRNKEAQFLALQMQINPHFLYNTLQTIGGKAVLAGDYEIHEMCRALGDIFRYSFYEGNMESTIGAELAHLNNYLYIQQFRFEESLKTRFDVQSELMDAPIIRFVLQPILENIMVHALGKDRRSAVQIEVSAQREDGHIRISISDDGPGMEPDKLKALRAVLARPASKVFSGVSIGLRNVHERIRLFYGPPYGLEIDSSLGKGTTVSLTIPYPADVEQPLRTGGDK, encoded by the coding sequence TTGGACCATGGGAACATTGGGCTGAGTATCGTATATCCCAGCACCGAACTTGCCCATAACCGGAAAACCACGCTGAGCATTACAATCGCCGCACTTGCCCTGGTAATGCTGGTGATTGCGGCATTTTCCCTGTTGGCTCAGCAGTTCATCACAAGGCCGATTCAATATCTCGGAAAGGCGATGAAGGCCGTACGCAAGGGGAATTTCGACGTTGTCCTGCCTACGAATCGCTGGCATGATGACCTGTCCGAGCTTACCGCAAGCTTTAACTTCATGACCCGGACGATTCAGGAATTGATCGAGAAGGAGTACAAGCTGCAGCTGCGCAACAAGGAAGCGCAGTTCTTGGCCTTGCAGATGCAAATCAACCCGCATTTTCTCTACAACACGCTGCAGACGATCGGCGGCAAGGCGGTGCTGGCCGGGGATTATGAAATCCATGAGATGTGCCGGGCCTTGGGGGATATCTTCCGCTACAGCTTTTATGAGGGGAACATGGAATCGACGATTGGGGCCGAGCTGGCCCATCTAAACAATTACTTGTACATTCAGCAGTTCCGGTTCGAGGAATCCCTAAAAACCCGATTTGACGTGCAATCCGAGTTGATGGACGCCCCCATCATCCGTTTCGTGCTGCAGCCGATTCTCGAAAATATCATGGTGCATGCTTTGGGCAAAGATAGACGGAGTGCGGTTCAGATCGAGGTATCCGCGCAACGGGAAGACGGCCATATCCGGATTTCCATTTCCGACGACGGTCCCGGCATGGAACCGGACAAGCTGAAGGCCCTGCGGGCAGTCTTAGCTCGCCCCGCTTCCAAGGTGTTCTCAGGGGTATCCATCGGTCTTCGGAATGTCCATGAGCGGATCCGCCTCTTTTACGGACCCCCTTACGGTCTTGAAATTGACAGCAGCCTGGGGAAGGGGACGACGGTAAGCTTAACGATTCCTTATCCTGCAGATGTTGAACAACCTCTAAGAACAGGGGGAGACAAATGA